A region of the Mus caroli chromosome 7, CAROLI_EIJ_v1.1, whole genome shotgun sequence genome:
TGAGCTTCCCTAGGGCCGCGCGAAAGGTTCGAATGCGAGGGGCGTGGCGGGGCGGGGGGAAGCGACGATTTCTAGATCTCGAGAGACTTGGCAGGAAAGTCCGCCTTACACGCTCCGGAAGCGGAAGTCGGGTGGTGGTTGAGGGATTCCTGAGAGTTTGTTTACCTTAGAGAGCGGGGTGGGGTGCGGCGGTGTGGACGGCCTAGGTCTCCAGCGCGTCCCGTGAAGGGTGAGGACCGCACATGGCGGATGAATCTCCCACCGGGGCGGCGGAGGTGATGGGGGCCTGGGGCCGGAAGGCGAGAGAGGCCGGAGGTCGCTGCCTCTCGGAGCCTCTTTCTCCGCAGCTCGGCTCCTGACAGCGCTTCTAGAAGGAGCCGCTTTGTCCCGGCCGTCGTCAGCCGCGCGTCGGCTGGCGGGCTGGGAAGCGCAGTGGTTAGTCAGTCATCCTGCTCTGTGCTCCGGGCTCCGCTCTGGAGAGCAGCCGAGCCAGGGTATGTGGTGAGGAGGTTGGTGGGATCCAAGTGCCAGGAAGGCTGTCGGCCGCAGCGACAGAGAGCGCGCGGCCCCAGGTTGCCCGTGCTTGACCTAGCTTGTAGCTGGTGACGACCGAGGCGACGAGGGTCGTCGCCTCTCGGAGTTCCTCCGTGGAAGCGCGAGTTTCCTCGTGGGCTGCTAGGGCTGAGCTCCTTGGGTCTCGAATCCTGCCCTCTCAGATCGAGGCGTGTGCGTGCGCAGCCCCTCTGCCCATGCCtttgtggggtggggaagaattGTCTGTctgggggttgtgtgtgtgtctgtctgcctgtctgtctgtctgcggGTTGCGTGTGCTGGCTCCCgcagaggccggaagagggcgTCGGGTCCCCTGGAGCTACATTACAGGCAGCTGAGAGCAGCGTGGGTGCTGCGATCTGAACTGTGGTCTATCGGAAGGGTAGTGAGCGCTCtggaccactgagctatctctccgaCACTTCCCTCATCTTTTGAGGTTTCCTCCAAGACCCCCTTCCCCCAACCgtattttcttaatattatttattctattatttcttttatatgtttgttacataattatattttatataatatgtaattgtGCTTTATGTgattattatacatatgtattgtatatttttaaatcataataaCATTTTCCCCTTACCTCCCTTTAGACCCTCCCTTTTATCCCCTcagctctttcaaattcatagtctCTTTAGTACATATCTAGATATatacaacctgctcagttcaTATATGGTgttacttatgtgtgtgttttcggGGCTAATCATATATGGTATTAGAGAACCAGTTAGTGTGCTTCCCttgagaagactatttctcttgctctccgcattccttggttgcctgtagttctttgttaaGGCCTCTTGACTTTTCCCTCTTCCACATTCTCTTGTCTTTTGGTATTGTTGGCCTCAGCCCATATTTAATCAACCTAAATGTTAAACAGTATAGTTGTCTCAAATCCTTGGGTTAAGTAAAGCTTGCATTAAGGTTTTGTTTCAATTCCATTCTCATGAATAAGTATGAAGATACCTGTGTGGTAGGGTATggggaaaatagaataaatagtgCCTTTTCCTTGCCTTGTGAATGTCTGTCTTAATTGGGGATGGGGCATTCTTCTAATGGCTTCTGTGGTTGTTTGGAATTGTGGACACTTTTAATTAGTTGGGAGTTTTCCTTGTCttattttgaggcagtgtctctctacatcgctctggctggcctggaacatcctctgtagaccagcctagcctcagactcacagagatccacctgactcttcctcccaagtgctgggatgaaaggcatgtgtcactacccTCAACCTAGTTGGATTTATTCTAAACTCATTTGGTTTTTGGTATTTAATACTAGTTTGCCAATACCAGGCACAAGGAGGTGCAATAAATAAGGTAGAAGTTAAGTAGTAGCCTGTAAGATAAAATGTCCAAGTACTGTTTCTTGAACTTAATTTAATATTTGCACTAGATAAACATTTTTCACAATTTGTCCCTGGATTACCTCTCTAGTTTTATTTCTTGATGTCTTCTGCTTCTCCCTTTATGTTTACATCATATCTGTCTCCCTTATGCTTCTTGTTATGTATGTAAGCGTGTGGGggtgcttgtggaagccagatgTCCACTTCAGGCTCACTCTTTGGGAGCTGTGTACCTTGATTTTTGAACTGGGTTCTTTCACTGAAACCTGGGGCTTGCCATttagctaggctggctagccagccagcaagttccagggatctacctgtgtctccttccccagcactgggattctaAGCCCTAtaccactgggcctggcttttcATACATATGCTGGAGAGCAAACTCAGGTCCACAGTCTTACAGGACAAGCATGTTACCAGTTAAGCTATTCTCCCCAGCCTCATACATGTCTCTTCTAGACTGGTGGCTCTGGGAGGTATGGCCATGTATTTATTGTTCATTTTAGTATTGCAGGCTCCAATAGCGTAACGTAGTCAAGAACTATTGAAGTGAATGCCTACAATCTTAAGTTTAAAATACATAGGGACTTTTGTTACTACTCCATCTAAATTGTTCACTTATTTTTTCATCAGCTGACAAGtcagtgtaatttttttttaatacttacaGACCTTAAAAACCGTACAGAATTTCAAGATGAGTGATACTTCTGAAGTAATTCCAAATTTTGAAGAGATGTTTGCAAGCAGATTCACGAAAGATGACAAAGAATACCAGGAATACTTGAAACGCCCTCCTGAGTCCCCTCCAATTGTTGAGGAGTGGAATAGCAGAGCTGGTGGTAACCAAAGAAATAGAGGCAACTGGTATGTGTTATTTTTTGCAGGATAAATGCAGAGGGTGATCTGGGAGAAGAGAGCTTTAATACAGTTGCTCACAGAGCCAGCTAGAGTAGCAACATAATAAGCATATAAATACCtgcttttatgtgttttattaaaGCCAGGAATAGTGATAGAAACCATACTTCAGTTCTGGGGAGGCTGGGGCAATAGGATTATAagatctaggccagcctgggccaaacagtaagaccctgtctcaaactaatgttttctttataaatatactttataaaatTGGAGTTTTGTGCTTCATATCATAAAGAAGGTGTTGTTTTGATTACtttagaaattttataaaatgggGTGGAAAATTAAACGTAGTAACTCAAGACAATAAATGACACTGATGTATGCATTTAATAGGTGTCAGTTTGATCACAATCAGGTTTATTACTTGCCTCTGTCCTGTAAAAGATGTCCAGTGTGTGATGCTGGGAGACTCACTTAAATCTTAGGAGAATCTGACTTGTGCTGTGCCACAGAGAAAGAGCCTCTATTACTGTGTATTATATCAAGAACTCAATTGCACTAGGATTGATTTCTCGTTTTTATTTAGTAAAGGGAAGTTAATAGTCGTGTCTTCTTTTGGTAGGCTGCAAGACAACAGACAATTTAGAGGTAGGGATAACAGACGAGGATGGCCAAGTGACAACCGGTCAAATCAGTGGCATGGACGGTCATGGGGTAACAACAACTACCCGCAGCAGAGACCAGAGCCCTACTATCAACAACAGTACACACAGTATGGCCACAACCAGCGGCCTCCGTATGGTTACTACTGACAGAAATGTTGGCAGCTTTTAACAAAGACCTTTTATTTTGACAACATGCTAAATGCTTGTGTGTCTTCTGTTGGTCAtagtttttcattctgttttaaaGAATGGGTTATTAATTGATTAGAACTTGAGACTTGGGAAAAAAGTAATCTTATTAAAACCTGATGATTGATGGGGATAAATGTACTAAGTGAGGATTATTTGACTTATCTTACATACTGTTCTGTTCTATGATTTGGTAGTGTTTTGAGTTTTCCTTATTTGGACTCTAGGGATTCTgtatcacagaaataaaaatttttaattaaaatgctgGCTTTTGCTGTCTGAAAGAATAGCATGCTCACATGTGCCCACCTCAGAAGTGTTTCAGAGGCTAAAACTGTCAGTCTGTGAAAACACACCCACAATTACTTACAGTAATTGAACAGCAGTTCAGTTGAAAGGTAAAACAGTTACGTCGCTTCTGTGTTGTATGTGACCATGGTGTCTTGTGGTTTATAAGTGAGTCAGCTCTAGAACTGCTTTGGTCCTATGTGGAAGGGCTCATTTTCTGTGCAGCCTCCTGAGGCAGTAGAGGGTGGGATGGTAGCACTCAACATTTTGTATATCCCAAGATTTTTGTAAACTTACAACAAGGAAGACATGGATGTGCGCTGTAACACAATACTCATGTAAATATTGTTGCATTTTGATTGTTTTGGTATTGTGTATTGATTTTTGtgagattattttcattttcaaatgcttACCTTTGATGCTTCCTCTTACAGCTATAGTGAGGCTGTCACTTGCTTCAGAACAATCattcttgaaatattttcatggtaacagatttattcaaataaaaaaattttaagtccTTAGTATATTATGTGTGTACCAAGTtgtgaaagaatgaataaataaattgcattAAAATGTAGGTAACTTTACCTTTGAGTTTTTGACAGCCCATTTATTTATGTGGTAATGACTTAATTGGTTTTTTATTATGCTGTCCTTTATACAGTGAATAAGAGTTAACTTTCCAAGTTTGCCTTTTCTCTTAGCTCCTTGAGATGGACTCTCCCAGGCTCTCTGTAATCTGAATGTATCAAGTCCCTCTTTTTAGCCATCCACTCAGGTAGCCGTCTCATTAAGAAGGTTCTACtacagccgggcttggtggcgcatgcctttaatcccagcattcgggaggcagaggcaggcggatttctgagttcgaggccagcctggtttacaaaaaaaaaccctgtctcaaaaaaaaaaaaaaaaaaaaaaaaaaaaaaaaaagaaggttctACTACATCAGGTATTGACAGTGAGGTAATAAGCTTATAACATAAAGTAAGGCTTTTCCATGTACCCTTCTCATAGCACTAGGCAGTGGGCCACTGTGGCTACATAAAGATAAGTCCTGGTAGTCCAGGTACTGCACCAGGCTGCACTGCGGGATCTTTGAAAGAACAGGGGTTCCCAGAAATATCTGTCCACTGGTACAGAGCAAGAGAGTTGAAGTGAGGGATGTCTCAAGATGCtcagaagaaaatttattttctaacagtattgaaacattttaaaagagaaaaaggaaaaaacaagtgAGTCCTCTTACCATGAATTAGTTTTTTCATTCAATGTGAGTGACCCATGTGGTaggtagtttgtttttttttaaccagtaaTTATTATCAGACTGCCCCTGtgcatttaaaataagaaataaaaggtaTAATTTCTGCTTCATAAGACAGGAAATAACATGAAAAGGGGTACTTTAAAGGTGAGCCCAAAAAAGTTGAATGAAACTTTAAACAGTCTATTATAATAGCACACAACATTTAGGTAGAAGGAGCCCTGATTTCCAGTCCCATCTTTAAAGGTTATAGCCTTGAGGAAAAATCACTTCAATTTTGGGTTAATAACTCGCCTGTGACCCATGCAGAGTTGTAAATGTCCAAGGGATGAGTCTGAGGACTGAAGCTGATGAGTACATTCTCAGGTCATGAGTACAGCACGTTTGTGGAGAGGGAGTACCAGGGAATTGTGAGGCAGAGTGGTGCAGGATGGAGAACACCATTGCCAGGTCTGGAGGCCTAGGCAAGAGGTTcaaaagttctaggccagtctgggctgcatagtgagttcaaacATACAAGCAAGATTAGGAAGGGCAGGAAACAATGGTAGATAGAGACTTATCGTCTCCTTATGTATATtcaaattaaattgaaaatggagaacaaaatatattttggaaatagaCACTTCAAGTTTGGAAGAACTATATAAAAGCTGAGCTAAAATTAATGGCACACACTTTGGAAGTTGCACTCACTTTCAAATGTGTTGATTATCGAACATATCAGATTAAATCCTTTTGAGAACAGCTTGCTGGGGACATGATTTAAGAATTTCCTGGCGTGTGTTTTGCTGTGCTAGAAGGACTTGGGGTAGCTAGCTTATAAAGAACCTTGTGCCATTGCTTTGAGAGGAGGTTTTGGGTTCTTGGAGCCATTTAGGAAAGGCATCTGGAAAGATTTCTGGCATTCATGTTTAACAGACACGGGTACAGTTTGCCTTTTGTGCTTTATAGACCTCAAGGAAAATACAGGACCTTATGGTAGAATTAAGAGTGGGATTTCTCTGTTACTAAGGTTGGCCCAAATCCCCTAGGGTCAAACAGCACTTAGACTCCTGAGTATCAGGAGCCTGCAGGTGTATGCCACCCTGCCCAACCAGAATGcctgatgatgatggtggtgatgacgATGATTTTACTTGTTCTCTTTACATCCCCCTCACTGCCTACCTCCGGCCACCTCCTCCCATaatcttccctttctctgagtgGGTAAGGCAGATGCTCCCActctagcacatcaagtctctgtgaagctaggctcatcctctctgaggtcagagaaggcagcccagctagaagaacatatcccacagacaggcaacagcttttgggctATCTTCGCTCTAGTTGTTCGGGACCTACATGCAGATCAAGGTGCACATCTGCTTCAGACGACCGACTGGGAAGGCCTGGCCCAGCTGACGTATGTTCCTTGATttatggttcagtctctgagagccccaaaggttcaggttagttgcctctgttggtcttcctgtcgAGTTCCTATCCCTGCCAAGGCCCGAAAtccttcctcctgcttttccatgagtccccaagctccatccactgtttggctgtgggtgtctgcatctgtctgagtcatctGCTGGGtagatcctctcagaggacagccacgaTAGTCCTAAGAATGCTAAAGTAGAAGGAAATGACCTTTCATTCCGAAGGTTACTGATGGCACTGATTTTGAATTCTAATAAAAGTACTTGACTTGgggtctattgctgtgaagagacaccatgaccacagcaagtcttataaaggaaaatatttaattggtgctggcttagagttcaaaggtttagtccattattgtcatggcaggaagcatggtggcacacaggcagatatggaactggagaagtagctaagagttctacatctggacactggcagcaggaagagactgagaCACACTTCCAACAAGGAGTAatgccacacctgctccaacaaggccactccctgTGCGCCTCTGGCAGCTGTTTTCTTTCAAACAGCACTCTACTTTGTTCATAACATGGTTATGCCTTAAACTTTTTTCTAACCTTTTATTCcacttgacttttaaaatttgtgttcctgctgggcgtggtggcgcatgcctttaatcccagcacttgggaggcaaaggcagtcggatttctgagttcgaggccagcctggtcttcagagtgagttccaggatagccagggctatacagagaaaccctgtctcgaaaaacaaaacaaaaaacaaaaacaaaacaaaaacatttttttgtgttCCTTGGTAGTCAGTATACATGAGGAAATTTCCAAGGGTGACAGACAAGGCTCAGGATCTCAGGGGCTGCTGTCATGGTTGGCCCTATTTTGGGCTCCTGGCAGAGCAGGAAATTGTGGAAAGAGCACATAGCAGAAGCCTGTTGCCTCATGACTGtttgaaaatgagagagagagagaagggaagggccTGGGTCTGGTTAGCCCCTTTAAAGAACTTCCTACTTGGTCTTCTGTCTAAACTCTTAGTGATCCCACAGGCAGGGACAAAGCTTTTCACACATGGGCCTTAGGAGCCAACAAAGATTTGGTTGTGGAAATCCGTACCCTGAGCTACAGGGTTGATACTGGGGATAGAAAGAAGCTCTGTGATTACTGCTCCCTATCTCAGCCCTGTCTTCTGAGATAATTTCACCCAGttccccaggctgaccttgaactttcagtCCTACTTGGGATATGAACTTGGAATTAGCACTACTGTctacagtaaaagaaaattaaccGTCATTTTAGACTAATACTTCAGGATTAGAATATAGCTATACATGACATTTTGTGATACCTAATAAATTTCCCAGGTTCTGCTATATTattaaagaacaaattaaatactAGATCTAATTAGTAGATTGGACCCCAAGGGAACCTTGAGAGCAAATACTAACTCCTTTCTAGGAACCTGGTTGATGCTGCTTTTGAGGAAACTAAGGAGAGTAGAGCTTCCCTGAAAGCGTGGCCCTGGGCCAGGATGGCTACGTGGTGCTCATCAGCAGAGCTGTGCTGTGTGAGGTTCTGcagggtgaggagggagtggCTCTTCAGCTCCTCCAACAGTGCAGAGACCTTGGCACTAGAGAAACACTCACTCTGAGAAGGTGCTGTCCTCGGATGTTAGAAGAATGGAGATGAGCAGTGGGTGGTGCCTGTCAGATTCACGGTTTTTCCAGGCTAGGTAGGATGGAGGCGCAGGTTAACAGAAGATAGCTTCCAACTGCTCCTTTGTAGGGTTATTTAAAGGCAAGCACGTGAAAAGGATGGGATCTTCTGGGTGTGGCATGTCTCATCACTAGGCAGCAGAGGCAAGGGGGATCCCGAGTTCAAGGCCTAATAGTGAGATTcagcacagccaggactacataaaaagatcccatctcaaaaccaAGGAGGGTGGGATCATTCATGTGCCCCATGAACAGAACTGCTGGAGGCTGCTGTGTTCGGAGAAGTAAGCCAGGCATACCACGTATCACTAGCAGAAACAAAAACTTTATTGACCACATAAACGTATGGGGTAACACAGAGGTCACtagaaagtgggggggggggcagggaggaggggaagagagagggttgGTTATGGATTCCAAAATAAAATTAGTGGTGGGAAGTAGCACTAATAGTCATGAATAGAATCATGATTCTATCTTTCCAAAATAACTAGAAGGCTGAGTTCCTGTCACAGAAAGGATAATGTGTAAGATGATAGAAATGCTAACTACCCATTTAGTCACTATACTGTACATGTAACAAATACTACATTCCATGAAAAAGCACAAATCTTATACCAAAGTAACCAAGAATACATCCTGGGACTAGGCACAGAATGGTGCCTGGCCAATGGCAGCTTCATACCTCCCAAATTTAAAGAAAGCCTCTCTGGGTTGGGGTAAGCTGTtcagctcagtctccatgagtttatgtgcatagCAGCCCTGCTGTTTCTGGAAGATGCGGATTCCTTAGAATCATCTACCACCTTTGCCTCCTCTTtcacatagatccctgagccttgaggctCTGAAGGGGTTTGAAGAAAACATCCcacttagggctgagtgttccaaagcCTTTCACTCTACACCTGGTCCAGTTGTGGGTCCCTTTTCTACTGCAAAAAGCAGCTTCTCTGACAAGGCTTGAATGATGATGCTCTGCTCTCTGGGAATAGCATGCAAAGGACGTGCACAGC
Encoded here:
- the Ramac gene encoding RNA guanine-N7 methyltransferase activating subunit, producing MSDTSEVIPNFEEMFASRFTKDDKEYQEYLKRPPESPPIVEEWNSRAGGNQRNRGNWLQDNRQFRGRDNRRGWPSDNRSNQWHGRSWGNNNYPQQRPEPYYQQQYTQYGHNQRPPYGYY